One window of Rhinatrema bivittatum unplaced genomic scaffold, aRhiBiv1.1, whole genome shotgun sequence genomic DNA carries:
- the LOC115082228 gene encoding cocaine- and amphetamine-regulated transcript protein-like: MESSRTLLAALACWLLLLLAAAACAQESSELQPRALRDFYPKDSVPSSEKELLGALQEVLEKLQSKRVPVWEQKFGQVPTCDAGEQCAVRKASRIGKLCNCPRGAVCNFFLLKCL; this comes from the exons ATGGAGAGCTCCCGGACGCTGCTGGCCGCCCTCGcctgctggctgctgctgctgctggccgcCGCTGCCTGCGCCCAGGAGAGCTCCGAGCTGCAGCCCAGGGCACTGAGGGATTTCTACCCCAAGGACTCCGTCCCTTCCAGCGAGAAGGAGCTA ctTGGAGCTTTACAAGAAGTTCTGGAGAAACTGCAGAGTAAACGAGTGCCAGTCTGGGAGCAgaaatttggacaagttcccacG TGCGATGCCGGGGAGCAATGCGCCGTCAGAAAAGCCTCCAGGATCGGTAAGTTATGCAACTGCCCCCGCGGAGCCGTCTGCAACTTCTTCTTGCTGAAATGTTTGTAA